A portion of the Fusobacterium nucleatum genome contains these proteins:
- the rny gene encoding ribonuclease Y — MDLLIFLGLGVFALALIFAVFFKKIVIDRQIEKLNDLEDEVEKAKLKAKEIVEEAERDAVSKAKEIELKAKEKAYQIKEEIEKEARNSKNEIAQKEARIIKKEEILDGKIEKIEIKSLELEKINDELEEKRKEIDDLRVKQEEELSRVSELTKADAREILLRKVREEMTHDMAITIREFENKLDEEKEKISQKILSTAIGKAAADYVADATVSVINLPNDEMKGRIIGREGRNIRTIEALTGVDVIIDDTPEAVVLSCFDGVKREVARLTIEKLITDGRIHPGKIEEIVNKCKKDIEKEIVAAGEEALIELSIPTMHPEIIKTLGRLKYRTSYGQNVLTHSIEVAKIASTMAAEIGANVELAKRGGLLHDIGKVLVNEIETSHAIVGGEFIKKFGEKQDVINAVMAHHNEVEFETVEAILVQAADAVSASRPGARRETLTAYIKRLENLEEIANSFEGVESSYAIQAGRELRIVINPDKVSDDEATLMSREVAKKIEDTMQYPGQIKVTILRETRAVEYAK; from the coding sequence ATGGATTTACTGATATTTTTAGGATTGGGTGTGTTTGCATTGGCACTAATCTTTGCAGTCTTCTTCAAAAAGATAGTCATTGATAGACAAATTGAAAAGCTGAATGATTTAGAAGATGAAGTTGAAAAGGCTAAACTGAAAGCTAAAGAAATAGTTGAAGAAGCTGAAAGAGATGCTGTTTCAAAAGCTAAAGAAATAGAATTAAAAGCTAAAGAAAAAGCATACCAAATAAAAGAAGAGATAGAGAAAGAAGCTAGAAATTCAAAAAATGAAATAGCTCAAAAAGAAGCTAGAATCATTAAAAAAGAGGAAATTTTAGATGGTAAAATTGAAAAGATTGAAATTAAAAGTTTAGAGTTAGAAAAAATTAATGACGAACTTGAAGAAAAAAGAAAAGAAATTGATGATTTGAGAGTAAAACAAGAAGAAGAACTTTCAAGAGTTAGTGAACTTACAAAGGCAGATGCTAGAGAGATCCTGTTACGTAAAGTAAGAGAAGAAATGACTCATGATATGGCTATTACTATAAGAGAATTTGAAAATAAACTTGATGAAGAAAAAGAAAAAATAAGTCAAAAAATCCTTTCAACTGCTATAGGAAAAGCTGCTGCTGATTATGTGGCTGATGCAACAGTATCAGTTATTAATTTACCAAATGATGAAATGAAAGGAAGAATAATTGGTAGAGAAGGTAGAAATATAAGAACTATTGAAGCCTTAACAGGTGTTGATGTAATTATAGATGATACCCCAGAAGCTGTTGTACTTTCTTGTTTTGATGGAGTAAAAAGAGAAGTTGCAAGACTTACAATAGAAAAATTGATTACTGATGGTAGAATACATCCAGGTAAGATAGAAGAAATTGTAAATAAATGTAAAAAGGATATAGAAAAGGAAATAGTTGCTGCTGGTGAAGAAGCTCTTATAGAACTTTCTATACCTACAATGCACCCAGAAATTATAAAAACTTTGGGAAGATTGAAATATAGAACAAGCTATGGACAAAATGTGTTGACTCACTCAATAGAAGTTGCAAAAATTGCTTCAACAATGGCTGCTGAAATTGGTGCTAATGTTGAACTTGCAAAAAGGGGAGGTTTACTTCATGATATAGGTAAGGTTCTTGTCAATGAAATTGAAACTTCTCATGCTATTGTTGGTGGAGAATTTATCAAAAAATTTGGTGAAAAACAAGATGTTATAAATGCTGTAATGGCTCACCATAATGAAGTAGAATTTGAAACTGTTGAAGCTATACTTGTTCAGGCTGCTGATGCTGTATCTGCTTCAAGACCTGGTGCTAGAAGAGAAACTTTAACAGCTTATATTAAGAGATTAGAAAATCTTGAAGAAATAGCAAATTCATTTGAAGGTGTAGAATCTTCTTATGCTATCCAAGCAGGTAGAGAACTAAGAATAGTAATTAATCCAGATAAAGTTAGTGATGATGAAGCGACATTGATGTCAAGAGAGGTTGCTAAAAAGATAGAAGATACTATGCAATATCCAGGACAAATAAAAGTTACTATTTTAAGAGAAACAAGAGCAGTAGAATATGCAAAATAA
- a CDS encoding class I SAM-dependent methyltransferase, with amino-acid sequence MSYQNINASIIDKWIKEEDWEWGKAISYEEYIKALNGNWNVKLTPVKFVPHEWFEDLKGKKLLGLASGGGQQIPVFTALGAECTVLDYSDKQLANEKMVAEREKYKVNIVKADMTKPLPFEDESFDIIFHPVSNCYIENVELVFKECYRILKKGGILLCGLSTEINYLVDENEEKIVFSMPFNPLKNKEHREFLEKFDGGYQFSHTLSEQLGGQLKAGFILTNIEDDTNGVGRLHEMNISTYIMTRAVK; translated from the coding sequence ATGAGTTACCAAAATATTAATGCTTCAATAATTGACAAATGGATAAAAGAAGAAGATTGGGAATGGGGAAAGGCTATAAGCTATGAAGAATATATCAAGGCTTTAAATGGAAATTGGAATGTAAAACTTACACCAGTAAAATTTGTACCTCATGAATGGTTTGAAGATTTAAAAGGTAAAAAATTATTAGGATTAGCTTCTGGTGGAGGACAACAAATTCCTGTGTTTACTGCTTTGGGTGCAGAATGCACTGTGCTTGATTACTCAGATAAACAATTAGCAAATGAAAAAATGGTTGCAGAAAGAGAAAAGTATAAAGTAAATATTGTGAAAGCAGATATGACAAAACCTTTACCCTTTGAAGATGAAAGTTTTGATATAATTTTTCATCCAGTAAGTAATTGTTATATTGAAAATGTTGAGCTTGTTTTTAAAGAATGTTATAGAATTTTAAAAAAAGGTGGAATTTTACTTTGTGGTTTATCAACAGAAATTAATTATTTAGTAGATGAAAATGAAGAAAAAATAGTTTTTTCTATGCCGTTCAATCCTTTAAAAAATAAAGAACATAGAGAATTTTTAGAAAAATTTGATGGAGGTTATCAATTTTCACATACTTTAAGTGAACAACTAGGTGGGCAATTAAAAGCAGGTTTTATTTTGACAAACATTGAAGATGATACCAATGGAGTGGGAAGACTTCATGAGATGAATATTTCTACATATATTATGACTAGGGCAGTGAAATAA
- the obgE gene encoding GTPase ObgE — protein sequence MFIDEVIITVKAGNGGDGSAAFRREKFVQFGGPDGGDGGKGGDVIFVADSNINTLIDFKFKKLFKAQNGENGQKKQMYGKKGEDLIIKVPVGTQVRDFTTGKLILDMSVNGEQRVLLKGGKGGYGNVHFKNSIRKAPKIAEKGGEGAEIKVKLELKLLADVALVGYPSVGKSSFINKVSAANSKVGSYHFTTLEPKLGVVRLEEGKSFVIADIPGLIEGAHEGVGLGDKFLKHIERCKMIYHIVDVAEIEGRDCIEDFEKINHELKKFSEKLAGKKQIVIANKMDLIWDMEKFEKFKSYLAEKGIEIYPVSVLLNEGLKEILYKTYDMLSRIEREPLEEETDITKLLKELKIEKEDFEIIRDEEDAIVVGGRIVDDVLAKYVIGMDDESLVTFLHMMRSLGMEEALQEFGVQDGDTVKIADVEFEYFE from the coding sequence ATGTTTATAGATGAAGTTATAATAACAGTTAAAGCTGGGAATGGTGGAGATGGTTCTGCTGCTTTTAGAAGAGAAAAGTTTGTCCAATTTGGAGGTCCAGATGGTGGAGATGGAGGAAAAGGTGGAGATGTAATTTTTGTAGCTGATTCCAATATCAACACTCTTATTGACTTTAAATTTAAAAAATTATTTAAAGCTCAAAATGGAGAAAATGGACAAAAGAAACAAATGTATGGAAAAAAAGGTGAAGATTTAATAATTAAAGTTCCAGTTGGGACACAAGTTAGAGATTTTACAACAGGAAAATTAATTCTTGATATGAGTGTAAATGGAGAACAAAGAGTTTTATTAAAAGGTGGAAAAGGTGGTTATGGAAATGTTCACTTTAAAAACTCTATAAGAAAAGCTCCAAAGATAGCAGAAAAGGGTGGAGAAGGTGCAGAAATAAAAGTTAAATTAGAATTAAAACTTTTAGCTGACGTAGCTCTTGTTGGTTATCCATCAGTTGGAAAATCAAGTTTTATAAATAAAGTTTCTGCTGCAAATTCTAAGGTAGGAAGCTACCACTTTACAACTCTTGAGCCAAAACTTGGAGTTGTGAGATTGGAAGAAGGAAAATCTTTTGTTATAGCAGATATACCAGGGCTTATTGAAGGTGCACATGAAGGAGTTGGACTTGGAGATAAATTTTTAAAACATATTGAAAGATGTAAGATGATTTATCATATAGTTGATGTTGCTGAAATCGAAGGTAGAGATTGTATTGAAGATTTTGAAAAGATCAATCATGAGTTAAAGAAATTCAGTGAAAAATTAGCTGGGAAGAAACAAATAGTTATAGCTAATAAAATGGATTTAATTTGGGATATGGAAAAATTTGAAAAGTTTAAAAGCTATCTAGCAGAGAAAGGAATTGAAATTTATCCAGTATCTGTACTTTTAAATGAAGGTTTAAAAGAAATTTTATACAAAACTTATGATATGTTATCTCGTATTGAAAGAGAACCTTTGGAAGAAGAAACAGATATTACAAAATTATTGAAAGAATTAAAAATAGAAAAAGAAGATTTTGAAATCATAAGAGATGAAGAAGATGCAATAGTTGTTGGTGGAAGAATAGTAGATGATGTTTTAGCAAAATATGTAATAGGGATGGATGATGAATCATTGGTAACTTTCTTACATATGATGAGAAGTTTAGGAATGGAGGAAGCTCTACAAGAATTTGGTGTACAAGATGGAGATACAGTAAAAATAGCAGATGTAGAGTTTGAATATTTTGAATAA
- the mnmA gene encoding tRNA 2-thiouridine(34) synthase MnmA — translation MKKVVIGMSGGVDSSVSAYLLKEQGYEVIGITLNQHLEENSKDIEDTKKVCDKLGIIHEVVNIRKDFENIVIKYFLEGYNSGKTPSPCIICDDEIKFKILFDIADKYNAEYVATGHYTSVEYSEVFSKYLLKSVHSIIKDQSYMLYRLSPDKLERLIFPLKDYSKQEIREIALKIDLEVHDKKDSQGVCFAKEGYKEFLKENLRDEIVRGNYIDKNGNILGQHEGYQLYTIGQRRGLGINLSKPVFITEIKAQTNDIVLGEFSELFIDKVELINSKFSVEYEKLENLELLARPRFSSTGFYGKLIKDKNKIYFKYNEENAHNAKGQHIVFFYDGFVVGGGEIK, via the coding sequence ATGAAAAAAGTTGTAATTGGTATGAGTGGAGGAGTTGATTCATCTGTTTCTGCTTATCTTTTAAAAGAACAAGGCTATGAAGTTATTGGAATAACTTTAAATCAGCATTTAGAAGAAAATTCAAAAGACATTGAGGATACAAAAAAAGTATGTGATAAATTAGGAATAATTCATGAAGTTGTAAATATCAGAAAAGATTTTGAAAATATAGTTATAAAATATTTTTTGGAGGGGTATAATTCAGGAAAAACTCCTTCTCCTTGTATTATCTGTGATGATGAGATAAAATTTAAAATTTTATTTGATATTGCTGATAAATATAATGCAGAGTATGTAGCAACGGGGCATTATACTTCTGTTGAGTATTCAGAAGTTTTTTCTAAATATCTTTTAAAATCAGTTCATTCTATAATAAAAGACCAATCCTATATGCTATATAGACTATCTCCTGATAAACTAGAAAGATTAATTTTTCCTTTGAAAGATTATTCAAAACAAGAAATTAGAGAGATAGCCTTAAAAATTGATTTAGAAGTTCATGATAAAAAAGATAGTCAAGGTGTATGTTTTGCAAAAGAAGGCTATAAAGAATTTTTAAAAGAAAATTTAAGAGATGAAATAGTAAGAGGAAACTATATTGATAAGAATGGAAATATTTTAGGACAACATGAGGGCTACCAACTCTATACAATAGGGCAAAGGAGAGGCTTAGGAATAAATTTATCTAAACCAGTTTTTATAACAGAAATAAAAGCTCAAACTAATGATATAGTTTTAGGAGAATTTTCAGAGCTTTTTATTGATAAAGTGGAATTAATAAATTCTAAATTTTCTGTTGAGTATGAGAAGTTAGAAAATTTGGAATTGCTAGCAAGACCTAGATTTTCAAGTACAGGTTTCTATGGAAAATTAATTAAAGATAAGAATAAAATTTATTTTAAATACAATGAAGAAAATGCACATAATGCAAAGGGACAACATATAGTATTTTTTTATGATGGCTTTGTTGTAGGAGGAGGAGAAATAAAATGA
- the miaA gene encoding tRNA (adenosine(37)-N6)-dimethylallyltransferase MiaA: MNILNKAIVIAGPTGVGKTKISIDLAKKLNAEIISSDSAQVYRGLNIGTAKIREEEKEGIKHHLIDIVEPVLKYSVGNFEKDVNKILNQNSEKNFLLVGGTGLYLNSVTNGLSILPEADKKTREYLTTLNNQALLELALKYDEEATKEIHPNNRVRLERVVEVFLLTGQKFSELSKKNIKNNNFKFLKIALERNRENLYDRINKRVDIMFAQGLVDEVKNLYKIYGDKLYSLNIIGYNEIIDYINAKISLDEAVYQIKLNSRHYAKRQFTWFKADKEYQWFNLDGISEQEIVKTIYTLFNIKA; the protein is encoded by the coding sequence TTGAATATTTTGAATAAGGCTATTGTTATAGCAGGACCTACTGGTGTTGGAAAGACTAAAATTTCAATAGATTTAGCAAAAAAATTAAATGCAGAAATTATATCTTCTGATTCTGCACAAGTTTATAGAGGTTTAAATATAGGAACTGCTAAAATAAGAGAAGAAGAAAAGGAAGGAATAAAACATCATTTAATAGATATTGTTGAACCAGTATTAAAATACAGTGTTGGAAATTTTGAAAAAGATGTAAATAAAATATTGAATCAAAATTCTGAAAAAAATTTTTTATTGGTTGGTGGAACAGGTTTATATTTAAATTCTGTAACCAATGGACTATCTATTTTACCAGAAGCAGATAAAAAAACTAGGGAATATTTAACAACTTTGAATAATCAAGCTCTACTTGAATTAGCTTTAAAATATGATGAAGAAGCTACAAAAGAAATTCATCCTAATAATAGAGTTAGATTAGAACGAGTTGTTGAAGTTTTTTTATTGACTGGACAAAAATTTTCAGAACTTTCTAAGAAAAATATTAAAAATAATAATTTTAAATTTTTAAAAATTGCTTTGGAAAGAAATAGAGAAAATCTATATGATAGGATAAATAAAAGAGTGGATATAATGTTTGCTCAAGGTTTGGTAGATGAAGTAAAAAATTTATATAAAATTTATGGAGATAAATTATATAGCTTAAATATAATTGGCTATAATGAAATTATAGATTATATAAATGCTAAAATTAGTCTAGATGAAGCAGTTTATCAAATAAAACTAAATTCAAGACATTATGCTAAAAGACAATTTACCTGGTTTAAAGCAGATAAAGAATATCAATGGTTTAATCTTGATGGAATTTCAGAACAAGAAATTGTAAAAACTATATACACATTGTTTAATATCAAGGCTTGA
- a CDS encoding STAS domain-containing protein: MENNFEILERVKDDIQIIEINGELDAFVAPKLKETFNRLIEKDNNKYIVDFKGLIHINSLAMGILRGKLQVVREMGGDIKIVNLNKHIQTIFETIGLDEIFEIYKNEEEALKNFK; the protein is encoded by the coding sequence ATGGAAAACAATTTTGAAATTTTGGAAAGAGTTAAAGATGATATACAAATAATAGAAATAAATGGAGAATTGGATGCATTTGTTGCCCCTAAATTAAAAGAAACTTTTAATAGACTTATTGAAAAAGATAATAATAAGTATATTGTTGATTTTAAAGGATTAATCCATATAAATAGTCTAGCTATGGGAATTTTAAGAGGAAAGTTACAAGTAGTTAGAGAAATGGGTGGAGATATTAAGATAGTAAATCTTAATAAGCACATTCAAACTATTTTTGAAACAATAGGATTAGATGAGATATTTGAAATTTATAAAAATGAGGAGGAAGCATTGAAAAATTTCAAATAA
- a CDS encoding ATP-binding protein has product MENFEKEINRVKIFIPSFLSSLSTVRAMVRVYLREHHISELDEIQILSVVDELTTNAVEHAYSYDKGEIEIVLNFYKKTIFLTVEDFGKGYDESLDSKEDGGFGLSIARKLVDVFKIEKKTKGTVFKVEKRIKEAV; this is encoded by the coding sequence ATGGAAAATTTTGAAAAAGAAATAAATAGAGTAAAAATATTTATTCCATCTTTTCTAAGCAGCTTATCCACAGTTAGAGCTATGGTTAGAGTATATCTCAGAGAACATCATATAAGTGAGTTAGATGAAATTCAAATACTTTCTGTGGTAGATGAATTAACTACCAATGCAGTAGAACATGCTTATAGTTATGATAAAGGTGAGATAGAAATAGTACTAAATTTTTATAAGAAAACTATTTTCTTGACTGTTGAAGATTTTGGTAAGGGTTATGATGAAAGTTTAGACAGCAAAGAAGATGGCGGGTTTGGGTTATCAATTGCTAGAAAGTTAGTGGATGTTTTTAAAATTGAAAAGAAAACAAAGGGAACTGTTTTTAAAGTTGAAAAGAGAATTAAGGAGGCAGTATAA
- a CDS encoding membrane lipoprotein lipid attachment site-containing protein, giving the protein MKKIILLITMLFLLISCSNNNYIKKGFSQNEKQELVLFKDRIKNNLSENNLAYIKENTKDSYRNKYILEKLQNIDFAKLNIFVSEPSYTNEYPSSLLALNMNEDTYYFELFFIFDNQNKKWLIFDLKERG; this is encoded by the coding sequence ATGAAAAAAATTATATTACTTATTACAATGCTTTTTTTATTAATATCATGCTCTAATAATAACTATATTAAAAAAGGTTTTTCTCAAAATGAAAAACAAGAATTGGTTTTATTTAAAGATAGGATTAAAAATAATTTAAGTGAAAATAATCTTGCTTACATTAAAGAAAACACAAAAGATAGTTATAGAAACAAGTATATTTTGGAGAAACTACAAAATATTGACTTTGCAAAATTAAATATATTTGTATCTGAGCCGTCTTATACAAATGAGTATCCTAGTTCATTATTGGCTCTGAATATGAATGAAGATACTTATTATTTTGAACTATTTTTTATTTTTGATAATCAAAATAAAAAGTGGTTAATTTTTGATTTAAAAGAAAGAGGGTGA